In a single window of the Biomphalaria glabrata chromosome 5, xgBioGlab47.1, whole genome shotgun sequence genome:
- the LOC106075482 gene encoding heparan sulfate glucosamine 3-O-sulfotransferase 5-like isoform X2 gives MIRPIIIKLSGLCVLSTVLMVLTLSKSRQVMTETESRGSYSKYKTLEINSLPENEIPSKRKFLKVTGLKVHKSIPDSIIIGVSKCGTRAMLEYLRLHPDVAALNAEIGYYYNDSMWSRGQDWYISQMPDSEPGQITVVKSPDCFQHQDCADRIYADNKKTKLLVLLRDPVERLVSQYMQLRDKHDSFPTFEKWIMDDSSDQVNIRVSSVTVSAYAVHLVRWLNIFPRKQLHITKSESLRSDPLTEMRSVEKFLNITPFYSDEDFYYNASRGFYCVRNRLTWKTKCLGKSKGREHIPVKETILNKLYAFYRPYNEQLNHLMDIALDWP, from the coding sequence ATGATTAGACCAATTATCATAAAATTATCAGGACTTTGTGTATTGTCTACAGTCTTAATGGTTCTCACACTATCTAAGAGTCGTCAAGTCATGACGGAGACAGAGTCTCGTGGAAGCTACAGCAAATATAAAACTTTGGAAATAAACAGCTTGCCCGAGAATGAGATTCCTAGCAAGAGAAAATTTCTCAAAGTCACTGGACTAAAAGTTCACAAAAGTATCCCAGATTCTATAATTATTGGTGTGTCCAAGTGCGGTACGCGTGCAATGCTAGAATACCTCAGACTTCATCCAGATGTTGCGGCACTGAACGCAGAAATTGGCTATTATTACAACGACTCAATGTGGAGTCGAGGTCAGGACTGGTACATCAGCCAGATGCCAGACTCAGAGCCTGGGCAGATAACAGTGGTGAAAAGTCCAGACTGCTTCCAGCACCAGGACTGCGCCGACCGAATCTACGCAGACAACAAGAAGACTAAGCTGTTGGTCCTGCTTCGAGATCCGGTGGAGAGATTGGTCTCCCAGTACATGCAACTCAGGGACAAGCACGACTCCTTTCCCACTTTTGAAAAGTGGATAATGGACGATTCTTCTGATCAGGTAAACATTCGAGTATCCTCTGTCACGGTCAGCGCCTACGCCGTTCATCTCGTTCGCTGGTTGAACATATTCCCCAGAAAACAGCTGCACATTACCAAAAGTGAAAGTCTGCGATCAGATCCATTAACGGAAATGAGGTCAGTCGAGAAATTCTTAAACATCACGCCATTTTACTCTGATGAAGATTTCTACTACAACGCTAGTCGAGGGTTCTACTGTGTCAGGAACAGATTAACATGGAAGACTAAATGTCTTGGGAAATCCAAAGGCAGAGAGCATATCCCAGTAAAAGAAACTATTTTGAACAAACTGTATGCGTTCTACCGTCCTTATAACGAGCAGCTGAATCACTTGATGGATATAGCATTGGATTGGCCTTAA
- the LOC106065706 gene encoding mitochondrial amidoxime reducing component 2-like — protein MVAWSSLSDHWLAVVGVTATAVLVTSVILFARKKDAYVFVGHVSGLNSYPIKSCAGIAASEAVCTPEGLLVSGVLDRHFVIVRSNGDFITQRQVTKMGSVRTSVENDELVLEAEGMSKLKVASHPQLDRSKVTSCRVWDSQLEALNCGSEASQWLSNYLEEEGLKLLVLISGLKLRNTRCVKAKPQDKVAFPDRAPYLIATEESLADLNARIGQVPDGPITMNNFRPTIIIKGTEKPWDEDNWQRLKIGQNVYMRVLEPCGRCTLTIVDPVKWKKREDGEPLTTLKKFRLFPKVHATAPLFAVYAALDKTFGSIKVGDPVYALKGQGLNFRIGPGV, from the exons ATGGTCGCTTGGTCCAGTCTTAGTGACCACTGGCTCGCTGTGGTCGGGGTCACTGCAACAGCTGTGCTGGTAACATCTGTCATACTTTTCGCAAGGAAAAAGGATGCATACGTTTTTGTGGGTCATGTTTCGGGTCTCAACAGTTACCCGATCAAATCCTGCGCGGGAATAGCCGCAAGTGAGGCAGTCTGCACACCGGAAGGTCTGCTAGTTTCTGGTGTACTCGATAG ACATTTTGTGATCGTACGATCCAATGGGGATTTTATAACACAACGTCAGGTGACAAAGATGGGCAGCGTGAGAACCTCTGTAGAGAATGACGAACTTGTTCTAGAAGCTGAAGGCATGTCAAAGTTGAAAGTAGCCTCACATCCACAGCTGGATAGAAGTAAAGTTACGTCTTGCAG AGTTTGGGACAGTCAATTAGAGGCCCTAAACTGTGGCAGTGAAGCTAGTCAATGGTTAAGTAACTATTTAGAAGAAGAAGGACTGAAACTGTTAGTTCTTATATCAGGCCTGAAATTAAGAAATACCAGATGTGTCAAGGCTAAACCCCAGGATAAG gTAGCCTTTCCAGACAGAGCGCCATACTTAATCGCTACTGAAGAGTCGCTTGCAGATTTGAATGCTCGCATTGGCCAGGTACCAGACGGGCCAATAACCATGAACAACTTCCGGCCAACAATCATCATCAAAGGTACTGAAAAGCCCTGGGATGAG gacAATTGGCAACGACTCAAGATAGGCCAGAATGTTTACATGCGTGTCCTTGAACCCTGTGGAAG ATGTACCTTGACGATTGTTGATCCAGTTAAATGGAAGAAGAGAGAAGATGGAGAACCTTTAACCACACTTAAAAA atttcgATTGTTTCCAAAGGTCCACGCCACTGCGCCATTATTTGCTGTGTATGCTGCACTAGATAAAACATTTGGCTCCATTAAAGTGGGTGACCCTGTGTACGCACTTAAAGGTCAAGGGTTAAACTTTCGAATCGGACCTGGGGTGTAA
- the LOC106065721 gene encoding mitochondrial amidoxime reducing component 2-like: MISHIMREWSGFSKICVIAALTTVAVTAVAVVVMSKKKKKEYELVGHVSALYCYPVKSCSGITNKIAFCTYSGLRMSNVLDRHFLITRADGTFVTQRQVPKLAGVKTSIVGQELQLDYEGKEYIRTPLYPKFSKDFIVPVRIWKHNVEAQFCGQDVSNWLSSALEEDLQLVVYVPGVTQRLSTTKNAIDKDKVSFPDESPYHIITEESLHDLNLRIPSSENGEITTQNFRPNIVIKGVKSAWDEDNWVSLKIGNKLEMRVLAPCDRCVMTTVDPEECKRRNDEEPLKTLRSFRLFPEVNKTAPLFGIFTGVTVENTIRVEDPVYALRK; encoded by the exons ATGATCAGTCA CATCATGAGAGAGTGGTCAGGTTTTAGTAAAATCTGTGTGATTGCGGCTCTGACTACTGTTGCTGTCACGGCTGTTGCTGTGGTGGTAATgtccaagaaaaagaaaaaagagtatGAGCTAGTAGGTCATGTGTCTGCTCTCTATTGCTACCCTGTCAAGTCCTGTTCTGGCATTACCAACAAGATTGCCTTTTGTACATACTCTGGTCTGCGAATGTCAAATGTTCTAGACAG ACATTTTCTAATTACTCGTGCTGATGGTACATTTGTAACCCAACGTCAAGTGCCAAAGTTGGCAGGTGTGAAGACATCTATTGTAGGCCAAGAGTTGCAGCTTGACTATGAGGGAAAAGAATATATTAGAACTCCATTGTATCCAAAATTCAGTAAAGACTTTATTGTACCTGTCAG aATCTGGAAGCATAATGTTGAGGCTCAGTTTTGTGGTCAGGATGTAAGTAATTGGTTAAGTTCTGCTCTTGAGGAGGACTTACAACTTGTTGTCTATGTACCAGGAGTGACACAAAGACTTAGCACTACGAAGAATGCCATTGATAAAGATAag GTGTCCTTTCCTGATGAGAGTCCTTATCATATAATAACAGAAGAATCATTACATGATCTCAATTTAAGAATACCATCCTCTGAAAATGGGGAGATCACCACACAAAACTTCCGTCCCAACATTGTTATTAAAGGAGTGAAATCAGCTTGGGATGAA GATAACTGGGTCAGTTTGAAAATTGGCAATAAGCTTGAAATGAGAGTGCTGGCCCCCTGTGATAG GTGTGTCATGACCACCGTTGACCCTGAAGAATGTAAAAGACGAAATGATGAAGAGCCACTTAAAACTTTACGAAG CTTTCGACTATTCCCAGAAGTCAACAAAACTGCTCCTTTGTTTGGAATTTTTACAGGAGTTACTGTAGAAAATACTATCAGGGTTGAGGATCCAGTTTATGCTCTGCGTAAATAA